In one Plutella xylostella chromosome 20, ilPluXylo3.1, whole genome shotgun sequence genomic region, the following are encoded:
- the LOC119691647 gene encoding coiled-coil-helix-coiled-coil-helix domain-containing protein 7, which produces MTKLINNSAARLNPCLKEQDQSYNCLDKNNYDHEKCQVYFDNYNICKKFWGQVYRDRKAKGIHPFLPDIEEREKIRMEHLNMNK; this is translated from the exons ATGactaaactaataaataacaGCGCTGCACGATTGAATCCATGCTTAAag GAACAAGACCAGTCCTATAACTGCCTGGACAAGAATAACTACGATCACGAGAAATGCCAAGTGTATTTCGACAACTATAACATTTGCAAAAAGTTTTGG GGTCAAGTATACCGAGACAGGAAAGCCAAGGGAATACATCCTTTTCTTCCCGACATTGAAGAAAGAGAGAAAATAAGGATGGAACACCTCaacatgaataaataa
- the LOC105380528 gene encoding uncharacterized protein K02A2.6-like has translation MWGHRLVVPEKCREKVLNMIHEPHMGVVKSKAIARSYVWWAGVDEAVERVCRACAVCAAQADAPPRVPHSPWPWPARPWTRLHLDFMGPIFGKTYLIVVDSTSKWIEVFPVPSTAANWTIDKLVELWGRWGIPKQLVSDNGPPYSSSEFAKFTRSYGIDHIFAAPYHPSSNGAAENAVRTIKRVVKKAMYEKQSIDRALHTFLLYYRNTEHATTGQSPSMLLQGRRLRTRLDALRADVGGRVSRLQRRQLGGAASGAANREINAGEDVWYRQYLRGEKWEPGKVINKLGPKNMEVRGIDGSQVHRHVDQLRRRSRNSLVFPAKDKQENPNVVNTSDTADVVTVGVSPRGSEAQSERGAGSVTPARAQAPPPATPSGSPEESADQFLSPESSPASVPPQSRPIRTCNLHKNPKYRF, from the coding sequence ATGTGGGGACACAGGCTAGTAGTACCAGAAAAATGTCGggaaaaagtattaaatatgATACACGAGCCCCACATGGGCGTCGTGAAGTCGAAGGCGATAGCTCGCAGCTACGTGTGGTGGGCAGGAGTGGACGAGGCGGTGGAGCGGGTGTGTCGCGCGTGCGCGGTGTGCGCGGCGCAGGCAGACGCGCCGCCGCGGGTGCCGCACTCGCCCTGGCCGTGGCCGGCGCGCCCGTGGACGAGGCTACACCTCGACTTCATGGGACCAATATTCGGAAAGACTTATTTAATAGTTGTAGACTCCACTTCCAAATGGATCGAGGTGTTTCCGGTACCTAGCACTGCAGCCAATTGGACGATAGACAAGCTCGTTGAATTATGGGGACGATGGGGCATTCCTAAGCAGTTGGTCAGCGACAACGGCCCACCATATTCTAGTAGCGAATTTGCGAAGTTTACTAGATCATACGGCATAGATCACATATTTGCGGCACCTTATCATCCATCCTCCAACGGGGCAGCGGAAAACGCAGTTAGGACTATCAAACGAGTTGTCAAAAAGGCCATGTATGAAAAACAGTCGATAGATAGGGCTTTGCAcacatttttattgtattatagaaATACGGAACATGCGACGACCGGACAGAGTCCCAGCATGCTGCTGCAGGGCCGGCGCCTGCGCACGCGCCTGGACGCGCTGCGGGCGGACGTGGGCGGCCGCGTGAGCCGCCTGCAGCGCCGCCAGCTCGGGGGCGCCGCCTCGGGGGCGGCCAATCGCGAAATAAACGCGGGGGAGGATGTGTGGTATAGGCAATATCTTAGGGGCGAAAAATGGGAACCGGGAAaggtaattaataaattaggtCCTAAAAACATGGAGGTTAGGGGCATAGATGGTTCTCAGGTTCATAGGCACGTAGACCAGTTAAGACGGAGATCTAGGAATTCGCTTGTTTTCCCAGCAAAAGATAAACAAGAGAACCCAAACGTTGTGAACACTTCTGACACAGCAGATGTTGTAACGGTGGGCGTTTCGCCTCGAGGGTCGGAGGCTCAGTCGGAGCGGGGCGCGGGGTCCGTGACgccggcgcgggcgcaggccCCTCCGCCGGCAACTCCGTCCGGCTCGCCGGAAGAATCAGCTGATCAGTTCTTATCGCCGGAGTCATCGCCCGCCAGTGTGCCGCCCCAGTCTCGTCCTATACGTACTTGCAATTTGCATAAAAACCCTAAATATAGATTTTAG